The following coding sequences lie in one Arachis ipaensis cultivar K30076 chromosome B05, Araip1.1, whole genome shotgun sequence genomic window:
- the LOC107641649 gene encoding haloacid dehalogenase-like hydrolase domain-containing protein Sgpp, giving the protein MTVSSESKNSLTQLAPLEAVLFDIDGTLCDSDPLHYYAFREMLKEIGFNGGVPITEEFFIETVAGKHNDDIALALFPGDLERGLKFVDDKEDMFRKLAKEQVKPLNGLDKVREWIESRGLKRAAVTNAPRANAELMISLLGLSDFFHAVIIGGECEHAKPHPDPYLKGLEALKASKDHSFVFEDSVSGIKAGVAAGMPVVGLATRNPEHLLMEAKPAFLIKDYADPKLWEALEELDKAGTKKV; this is encoded by the exons ATGACCGTCTCCTCTGAAAG CAAGAATTCTCTCACCCAACTAGCTCCACTTGAGGCAGTGCTCTTTGATATAGATGGAACTCTCTGTGACTCTGATCCACTCCACTACTACGCATTCCGTGAAATGCTCAAAGAG ATTGGTTTCAATGGAGGTGTTCCTATAACAGAGGAATTTTTCATTGAGACTGTTGCCGGCAAGCACAATGATGATATTGCCTTGGCTCTCTTTCCTGGTGATCTTGAACGAGGCTTAAAGTTTGTAGATGACAAGGAAGACATGTTCCGGAA ATTGGCAAAAGAGCAAGTAAAGCCATTGAATGGCCTTGATAAAGTGAGGGAATGGATTGAAAGTCGTGGGCTGAAAAGAGCGGCAGTGACCAATGCTCCAAGAGCTAATGCAGAACTCATGATCTCATTGCTTGGTCTCTCAGACTTTTTTCATGCTGTCATTATTGGTGGAGAATGTGAACATGCCAAGCCTCATCCAGACCCCTACTTGAAAGGTCTTGAAGCTCTGAAAGCATCAAAGGATCACTCATTTGTATTTGAG GATTCTGTTTCTGGGATCAAAGCTGGAGTGGCAGCTGGGATGCCTGTTGTAGGTTTAGCTACTCGAAACCCGGAGCATCTACTGATGGAAGCAAAGCCTGCCTTTCTGATTAAGGATTATGCAGACCCAAAATTGTGGGAAGCTTTGGAAGAACTTGACAAGGCTGGTACTAAAAAAGTATGA